In the Streptomyces coeruleoprunus genome, GCGGTCCACGTAGCCGTCCTTGACCGCGTCGGCGAACGGCTTGTTGCCGTACACGAGGTCGATCCGCATGCCGCGGTTCTTCGGGAAGCAGAGCTGACGGTAGTCCCAGTACGTGAACGGGTGGTCGTACTTGAGGGGGCGCGGCACGACGTCGTCCAGGCCGACGCCCTTCAGCCCGTCGAGCGCGGCCCGCTCCGGTGCCGTGACGTGCGTGGAGCCCTCGAAGAAGGCGCGGTCCCACACGTCGTCGTCGGTCGGCGCGATGTTGAAGTCGCCGAGCACGGCGAACGGGCGCGGTCCCGCCGCGTCGTCGGCGACGGCGCCCTGGAGGGCCTCCAGCCAGCGCAGCTTGTACGCGTAGTGCTCGTGGGCGACCTCGCGGCCGTTCGGCACGTACACCGACCAGACCCGGACGGGGCCGCAGGTCGCGGAGATCGCCCGCGGCTCCTGCGCCCCCTCGTACTCGGGTCCGCCGGGCAGCCCCACGACCACGTCGTCGAGGCCGACCCGGGACAGCAGCGCCACGCCGTTCCACCGTCCCGTGGCGTTCACCACCGACTCGTAGCCCAGCTCGCGCAGCTCGTCGGCGGGGAACTGCTCGGCCGTGCACTTGGTCTCCTGGACGCACAGCACATCGGTGCCGCTGCTCTCCAGCCAGGCCAGCAGCCGCGGCAGCCGAGCGGTGATCGAATTGACGTTCCAGGTGGCGATACGCATGACGGACAGCCTAACGGCGGGGTACGACAGCGGCCGTCACAGCTCGGTGTAGGCCCCCGGGGTCATCCTGCGGTGGTCGGTGCCGCCGAGTCCGCCGATGTGCCGGTCGTAGATCGGCCGGGCGAGCGGGGCGAGCAGGGCGTCGTGGATGTCGATCGCCCGCTGCGGCTTGACCTCGCGGACGTAGTCGATGACCTCGGAGATCTTGTTCCAGGGCGCCATGACCGGCACGAACAGCGTCTCGACCGGCCGCCCGGGCACGGTGAGCGCGTCGCCGGGGTGGAAGACGGCGCCGTCGACGAGGTAGCCGACGTTGGTGATGCGCGGGACGTCCGGGTGGATGACGGCGTGCAGTTCGCCGTGCACCTCGATGTCGAAGCCGGCGGCGGTGAACGTGTCGCCGTGGCCGACCGTGTGCACGCGGCCCGGGAAGGCGGCGGACAGCTGCTCGGCGACGCTGCGCAGCGTCCAGATCTCGGCGGCGGGGTTCGCCTCCAGGCCCGCCCGGAGCCGGCCCTCGTCGAAGTGGTCGGGGTGCTCGTGCGTCACGAGGATCGCGTCGGCACCGAGGGCGGCGTCCTCCTCGCTGAAGCCGCCGGGGTCGATGACGAGGGTGCGGCCGTCTTTCTCCAGCCGCACGCAGGCGTGGGATTTCTTGGTCACCTTCATCCCCCCATCCTGCCGCGCGGCCCCCGGGGCCGCCGCCGTTTCCCGTCGCGGGTGGGTCCGGTGGCGGGCCGGGGTCACGTGCTCAGAGGGTGGTCTCCTCCTGGATCACGCGCTGGGCCACGCGGAACGCGGAGTTGGCCGCCGGGACCCCGCAGTACACCGCCGCCTGGAGGAGGACCTCGCGGATTTCCGTGGGCGTCAGGCCGTTGCGCAGCGCCGCGCGGGTGTGGAAGGCCAGTTCGTCGAGGTGGCCGCCCGCGACGAGGGCGGTGAGGGTGACGCAGCTGCGCGTGCGGCGGTCGAGGCCGTCGCGGCTCCACACCTCGCCCCACGCGTAGCGGGTGATCAGCTCCTGGAAGTCCCGCGTGAAGTCGTCGGCGGCGGCCGTCGCCCGGTCCACGTGCGCGTCGCCCAGGACCTCGCGGCGGATCCTCATGCCCGTCTCGTACGGGTCGGGCCTGCCGGCCGTCGGCGGCTCGGGCGGGGCCGGCGGGACGGGTGGGGCGGGCGGGGCCGCCTCGGGCTGGGCGGCGGACACGGCCGGGCCCGGTACGGGGATGGCCGCGAGGGTGTCCTGCCAGGCGCTGGAGAAGTGCCGTACGAGCAGGTCGGTGACGGCGGCGGGCTGCTCGACGGGCGCGAGGTGGCAGGCGCCGGGGACGACGGCGAGGCGGGCGTCGGGGATGCCGGCGACCAGGGTGCGGGCCTCCGCCGCCGCGGTGACCTGGTCGTCGGAGCCGACCAGGACGAGCGTGGGGACGCCGATGCGGCCGAGGCCGGCGCGCACGTCGAAGGCGGCCAGCGCCTCGCAGGCGGCGATGTAGCAGCCCGCGTCGGTAGTACGGACCATCTGGACCGCCCACTCGACGATCGCGGGCTGCGCCGCGGCGAAGGCGGGCGTGAACCACCGCTCGGGCGCGGTGCGCGCCATGGGGTCGAGGCCGTGCGCGCGGACGACGACCCCGCGCTGGCGGAACTCGTCGGCGCTGCCGAACCGGGCCGATGAGGCGACCAGGGCGAGGGAGGCGAGCCGGTGCGGGGCGCGCAGGGCGAGGTCGGCGCCGACGGCCCCGCCGATGCCGCAGCCGGCGTAGCCGAAGCGCTGGACGCCCAGTTCATCGAGGGTGGCGAGGAGCCGGTCGGTGAGTTCCGTGACGGACGAGAATGGTTCGGCGGGGGCGCCGCCGTGGCCGGGCAGGTCGAACCGGACGACCCGCCACCGGGCGGTCAGCTCGGGTATCTGGCGGTCCCACATGTGCCAGGTGGTACCGAGGGACGGCCCCAGGACCAGGACCGGGGCGTCTTCCGGCCCGTCGAGGCGGTACTGCAGAGTTTCGGCGTTCGTCTCACTCACCCGCTCACGCTCCCACATCCCTGGGGAATCCCACCGCCGGGGGGTGGACGTGAGGCTCACGCGCCGGGCGTGCCCGGCTCGATGTCGAGCAC is a window encoding:
- a CDS encoding exodeoxyribonuclease III, which translates into the protein MRIATWNVNSITARLPRLLAWLESSGTDVLCVQETKCTAEQFPADELRELGYESVVNATGRWNGVALLSRVGLDDVVVGLPGGPEYEGAQEPRAISATCGPVRVWSVYVPNGREVAHEHYAYKLRWLEALQGAVADDAAGPRPFAVLGDFNIAPTDDDVWDRAFFEGSTHVTAPERAALDGLKGVGLDDVVPRPLKYDHPFTYWDYRQLCFPKNRGMRIDLVYGNKPFADAVKDGYVDREERKGKGASDHAPVVVDLEV
- the pcaC gene encoding 4-carboxymuconolactone decarboxylase, with the translated sequence MSETNAETLQYRLDGPEDAPVLVLGPSLGTTWHMWDRQIPELTARWRVVRFDLPGHGGAPAEPFSSVTELTDRLLATLDELGVQRFGYAGCGIGGAVGADLALRAPHRLASLALVASSARFGSADEFRQRGVVVRAHGLDPMARTAPERWFTPAFAAAQPAIVEWAVQMVRTTDAGCYIAACEALAAFDVRAGLGRIGVPTLVLVGSDDQVTAAAEARTLVAGIPDARLAVVPGACHLAPVEQPAAVTDLLVRHFSSAWQDTLAAIPVPGPAVSAAQPEAAPPAPPVPPAPPEPPTAGRPDPYETGMRIRREVLGDAHVDRATAAADDFTRDFQELITRYAWGEVWSRDGLDRRTRSCVTLTALVAGGHLDELAFHTRAALRNGLTPTEIREVLLQAAVYCGVPAANSAFRVAQRVIQEETTL
- a CDS encoding MBL fold metallo-hydrolase, with product MKVTKKSHACVRLEKDGRTLVIDPGGFSEEDAALGADAILVTHEHPDHFDEGRLRAGLEANPAAEIWTLRSVAEQLSAAFPGRVHTVGHGDTFTAAGFDIEVHGELHAVIHPDVPRITNVGYLVDGAVFHPGDALTVPGRPVETLFVPVMAPWNKISEVIDYVREVKPQRAIDIHDALLAPLARPIYDRHIGGLGGTDHRRMTPGAYTEL